The following proteins are co-located in the Pseudomonas fluorescens genome:
- a CDS encoding alkaline phosphatase D family protein: MSGAVDHDRRRVLSGLAVATAFSILSPFARSAGVDYPFTLGVASGDPLPDGFVIWTRLAPLFNAADGRGGLNRAVPVRWRVASDAAMQRIVKQGEVMATERFAHSVHVEVAGLEAGRPYWYQFDGLGAQSAVGLARTTPPPQAMASARLGFVSCSHWERGYFSAYRHLAAEQPDLVFFLGDYIYDSSYAAESGKIIRPHGSGNAVSLRDYRNRYALYKTDPDLQALHAAAPSMVTWDDHEVQNDYANRWSQDPKIPVGQFLQQRAAAYQAFYEHMPLRASSMPKGPDMRVYRRLDYGRLARFHVLDGRQYRSEQPCIQANGSHQGHIAANTCADLRDPRRTMLGWQQEAWLDQGFAQSKAQWNVIAQDLLVAPLTQRDLTRHKVGRWTDGWDGYMANRSRMLASIERHQVKNPVFWGGDIHSFWTNDLHADANNPGSRIVATEFVGSSVTSDGPPFEAFSQILPLNPHVKFFDSRQRGYVSVELAAARMLTHFRVITDPRDPQATVSTLKSFAVEPGRPGAMAL, encoded by the coding sequence GTGAGTGGCGCAGTGGACCATGATCGGCGGCGGGTCCTCAGTGGTCTTGCAGTCGCCACCGCGTTTTCGATTCTCAGCCCCTTTGCGCGCAGTGCCGGGGTTGATTATCCGTTTACCCTCGGCGTCGCATCCGGTGACCCGCTGCCCGATGGCTTTGTGATCTGGACTCGCCTGGCGCCGTTGTTTAACGCCGCGGACGGGCGGGGCGGCTTGAACCGCGCCGTGCCAGTGCGCTGGCGGGTGGCCAGCGATGCGGCGATGCAGCGCATCGTCAAACAGGGTGAGGTCATGGCAACCGAACGTTTCGCCCATTCGGTGCATGTCGAGGTGGCGGGGCTGGAGGCGGGCCGGCCGTATTGGTACCAGTTTGACGGCCTTGGCGCACAGAGCGCGGTGGGCCTGGCACGCACGACGCCGCCGCCGCAGGCCATGGCGTCGGCACGGCTGGGGTTTGTCTCCTGCTCGCATTGGGAGCGGGGTTACTTCAGTGCCTATCGTCACCTGGCGGCGGAGCAACCCGACCTGGTGTTCTTCCTTGGCGACTACATCTACGACAGTTCCTATGCCGCGGAATCGGGCAAGATCATTCGCCCCCATGGCAGCGGCAATGCCGTGAGCTTGCGCGACTACCGCAACCGTTATGCGCTGTACAAAACCGACCCGGACTTGCAAGCCCTGCATGCCGCAGCGCCGAGCATGGTGACCTGGGATGACCACGAGGTGCAGAACGACTACGCCAACCGTTGGTCCCAGGACCCGAAGATTCCGGTAGGCCAATTTCTCCAACAACGCGCCGCCGCGTACCAGGCCTTTTACGAACACATGCCGCTGCGCGCCAGCAGCATGCCCAAAGGTCCGGACATGCGCGTTTACCGACGCCTGGACTACGGCCGGCTGGCGCGTTTCCATGTGTTGGATGGCCGACAGTACCGCTCCGAACAACCCTGTATCCAGGCCAATGGCAGTCACCAAGGGCATATTGCTGCCAACACCTGCGCCGACCTGCGCGACCCCCGTCGCACGATGCTCGGCTGGCAGCAGGAAGCCTGGCTTGACCAGGGGTTTGCGCAGTCGAAGGCGCAGTGGAATGTGATCGCTCAGGACTTGCTGGTCGCGCCACTGACCCAGCGCGATTTGACCCGCCACAAGGTGGGCCGCTGGACAGACGGCTGGGACGGCTACATGGCGAACCGCTCACGCATGTTGGCGTCCATCGAGCGTCATCAGGTGAAGAACCCGGTGTTCTGGGGCGGTGATATCCATTCGTTCTGGACTAACGACCTGCATGCCGACGCCAACAACCCGGGCTCGCGCATTGTCGCCACCGAGTTCGTCGGCAGCTCAGTGACCTCCGATGGCCCGCCCTTTGAGGCGTTCAGCCAGATCCTGCCGCTCAACCCGCATGTGAAGTTTTTCGACAGTCGCCAGCGCGGCTATGTGTCGGTGGAGCTTGCAGCTGCGAGGATGCTCACCCACTTCCGGGTGATTACCGACCCGCGTGATCCACAGGCCACCGTGTCGACGCTCAAGTCGTTTGCGGTGGAACCGGGGCGGCCGGGGGCGATGGCTCTCTAG
- a CDS encoding MATE family efflux transporter — MSAYRRAYFQEVSSTGRLVLPLLVGHVSVGLIAVVDNVIAGHHGTVTLAAVTLGTALMWLPMLIPIGTLIALTAQVATLSGAGRESEIGAVFRQAVWLAVGMGGLMFLFLSLVPLGLEAAGIAAEVIPQTQAFLAAVRWGSPALTVFFCMRYLSEGMRWMRPTMVFGFGGLCVLAPLGYGLTHGQWGLPELGAQGLGIASATLMWLQAILFALYLWRTPRFAHLRLFQRFDWPDLAQLQRLLGIGMPIGVAILMQGGLFIASSLLIGQLGAIPLAAHQIAVNVAQVCFMVPVAVAEATTVRVGHALGRGDCTGIRRATMAGYGIVCVTQLFSAAVLLFAHAEIAQLYTRDAAVIALASSLLLYAALLQLPDGLQMLASGALRGLQDTRVPMMIAVFSYWGIGMPLGAWLGLGLGWGPQGMWVGLITALGIAMVLMGWRFHNSPRLLTKAVSPSQSRL; from the coding sequence ATGTCAGCCTATCGTCGTGCGTATTTTCAGGAAGTGAGCAGCACTGGCAGGTTGGTGCTGCCGTTGTTGGTGGGGCATGTTTCGGTGGGGCTGATTGCCGTGGTCGACAACGTGATTGCCGGCCATCACGGCACCGTCACCCTCGCAGCCGTGACGTTGGGGACAGCGCTGATGTGGTTGCCGATGCTGATTCCGATCGGCACGCTGATCGCGTTGACGGCCCAGGTGGCAACGTTGTCCGGTGCGGGGCGCGAGTCTGAAATAGGCGCCGTGTTTCGCCAGGCAGTGTGGCTTGCCGTGGGAATGGGCGGGTTGATGTTCCTGTTCCTCAGCCTGGTGCCGCTTGGGCTTGAAGCCGCCGGTATCGCCGCTGAAGTCATTCCGCAGACGCAAGCGTTCCTGGCCGCCGTGCGCTGGGGTAGCCCGGCGCTGACGGTGTTTTTTTGCATGCGCTATTTGAGCGAAGGCATGCGCTGGATGCGCCCGACCATGGTGTTCGGTTTTGGCGGGTTGTGCGTGCTGGCACCCTTGGGGTACGGGTTGACCCATGGTCAGTGGGGGCTTCCGGAGCTGGGCGCGCAGGGGTTGGGAATTGCCTCGGCCACCCTGATGTGGCTGCAAGCGATCCTCTTCGCGCTCTACTTGTGGCGCACCCCACGGTTTGCGCATCTGCGCCTGTTTCAGCGTTTTGACTGGCCAGACCTTGCGCAGCTTCAACGCTTGCTGGGTATTGGGATGCCGATAGGTGTCGCGATTCTGATGCAAGGCGGTTTATTCATTGCCAGCTCATTGTTGATCGGCCAATTGGGTGCCATACCGCTTGCTGCGCACCAGATTGCAGTCAATGTGGCGCAGGTCTGTTTCATGGTGCCGGTGGCGGTGGCCGAAGCGACCACGGTGCGGGTAGGGCACGCGCTTGGGCGGGGTGACTGCACGGGTATCCGCCGCGCGACGATGGCAGGTTACGGCATTGTCTGCGTCACTCAGTTGTTCTCGGCAGCGGTATTGTTGTTTGCCCATGCCGAGATCGCGCAGTTGTACACCCGTGATGCTGCGGTCATCGCATTGGCTTCGAGCCTGTTGCTGTATGCCGCGCTGTTGCAATTGCCGGATGGCTTGCAAATGCTCGCGTCCGGGGCGTTGCGAGGGCTGCAGGATACCCGTGTCCCGATGATGATCGCGGTGTTTTCCTACTGGGGAATCGGCATGCCCCTGGGGGCCTGGCTGGGGTTGGGGCTTGGTTGGGGGCCGCAAGGGATGTGGGTGGGCCTGATCACCGCGCTGGGTATCGCGATGGTGTTGATGGGTTGGCGCTTTCATAACAGCCCTCGTCTCCTGACGAAGGCTGTTTCCCCTTCTCAGTCGAGACTGTAA
- a CDS encoding serine-tRNA(Ala) deacylase AlaX, producing the protein MTERLFFTHDHLTAELEVLSCTPHEDQFAVVLQSTIFHPQGGGQPFDTGWLGDSQVVRVTQEVDRVVHYVDQPAQPGPITARVDAQRRALYTRLHSAGHLIGNAGERLGWMPIKAHHWPGECKITFIRGQAAQTIDAETLQAQINQWIAADYPRYTALDDGTREVGFGDLPAYACGGTHVQTLSELGQVTILALSEKKGALSVRYSLD; encoded by the coding sequence ATGACCGAGCGCCTGTTTTTTACCCACGACCACCTGACGGCCGAGCTGGAAGTGCTCAGTTGTACACCCCACGAAGACCAGTTTGCCGTCGTCCTGCAGTCGACGATTTTCCACCCGCAGGGCGGCGGGCAACCGTTCGACACCGGCTGGCTCGGTGACAGCCAGGTCGTGCGCGTTACCCAAGAAGTCGACCGCGTGGTGCACTACGTCGACCAACCGGCGCAGCCCGGCCCGATCACCGCACGGGTCGATGCACAACGCCGCGCCCTGTACACGCGTCTGCACTCCGCCGGGCATCTGATTGGCAATGCCGGCGAACGCCTGGGCTGGATGCCGATCAAGGCTCATCACTGGCCGGGCGAATGCAAAATCACCTTTATTCGCGGGCAAGCGGCGCAGACCATAGACGCCGAGACGCTGCAAGCGCAAATCAACCAATGGATCGCCGCCGACTACCCGCGCTATACCGCCTTGGACGACGGCACCCGCGAAGTCGGCTTCGGCGACCTGCCGGCCTACGCCTGTGGCGGCACCCATGTGCAAACATTGAGCGAGCTGGGCCAGGTGACGATCCTCGCCCTGTCGGAGAAAAAAGGCGCGCTGTCGGTGCGTTACAGTCTCGACTGA
- a CDS encoding ExbD/TolR family protein, with protein MRTWDEPKKRKAHIELIPMIDVMMFLLVFFVLVSLNVIPALGMKTQLPSASSSQQLKPQNKFILTLGLGGQLQLDGKDLAVDALVPALKAAEKPDTKSTIIVNSDKGVEVSRLVEVMDTLRLGGFTSVSIATRKS; from the coding sequence ATGAGAACCTGGGATGAGCCCAAAAAACGCAAGGCGCACATTGAGTTGATCCCAATGATCGACGTGATGATGTTCCTCCTGGTGTTTTTCGTACTGGTAAGCCTGAACGTGATTCCAGCACTCGGCATGAAGACTCAATTGCCCAGCGCGAGCAGCTCACAACAACTCAAGCCACAGAACAAATTCATCCTGACCCTGGGCCTGGGAGGCCAGTTGCAGCTCGACGGCAAGGACCTCGCGGTTGACGCGCTGGTGCCAGCACTGAAGGCCGCAGAAAAGCCTGACACCAAATCGACAATCATCGTCAACAGCGACAAAGGTGTGGAGGTTTCGCGCCTGGTGGAAGTCATGGACACCCTGCGCCTGGGTGGCTTTACCTCCGTGTCCATCGCCACCCGTAAGTCCTGA
- a CDS encoding MotA/TolQ/ExbB proton channel family protein, with translation MDMDLLHQITFYVMYAAMAIAIFITIERGIYFAYVRRQARALTDVLGANVHSERDLPQALTRRDSLPLNMVLPILAQKASHGSRKDLDDEIETQYLKTRAPLSRSLWIIETITTAAPLLGLLGTILGIIDTFKALASAGVSDPGQISGGIGTALFATGLGIAIALFCVVFHNFFQDSLERINDQLKILLIRAATGARVQGEVPHLVPTPLHTRTA, from the coding sequence ATGGACATGGACCTGCTTCACCAAATCACCTTTTATGTGATGTATGCCGCGATGGCGATTGCGATCTTTATCACCATCGAACGTGGCATTTACTTCGCCTACGTACGCCGCCAGGCGCGGGCCTTGACCGACGTGCTGGGCGCCAACGTGCACAGCGAGCGCGACCTGCCGCAAGCGCTGACCCGCCGTGACAGCCTGCCGCTGAACATGGTGCTGCCGATCCTGGCACAGAAGGCGTCCCATGGTTCGCGCAAAGACCTGGATGACGAAATCGAAACCCAGTACCTGAAGACCCGCGCACCGCTGTCGCGCAGCCTGTGGATCATCGAAACCATCACCACCGCCGCGCCGTTGCTGGGCCTGTTGGGCACCATCCTTGGCATCATCGACACCTTCAAGGCGCTGGCCAGTGCCGGCGTGTCCGACCCAGGCCAGATTTCCGGTGGCATCGGCACGGCCTTGTTCGCCACGGGTTTGGGTATCGCCATCGCACTGTTCTGCGTGGTGTTCCACAACTTCTTCCAGGACAGCCTGGAGCGCATCAACGATCAGCTGAAAATCCTGCTGATCCGCGCCGCCACCGGGGCCCGTGTACAGGGTGAAGTGCCGCACCTGGTGCCGACCCCGTTGCACACCCGCACTGCATGA
- a CDS encoding GNAT family N-acetyltransferase: protein MSTALPHLSTARLLLRALEMDQAETLFHLANGPKIADNTANIPSPYTLETAQGFIAGNAEKYRAGELLNLGMHLPETAALIGIVSLRLNLRHHYGHLGGWVAAHCRNQGYAAEAASAVMAFGFTELGLQRVGSQCFGRNKESARVMEKIGLRYEGCMRQAFLKNGVYEDLLGFATVRDDWERRL from the coding sequence ATGTCGACTGCATTGCCTCATCTATCCACCGCGCGGCTACTCTTGCGGGCGCTGGAAATGGACCAGGCCGAAACACTGTTCCACCTCGCCAACGGGCCGAAAATCGCCGACAACACGGCGAATATTCCGTCGCCCTACACCCTGGAAACGGCGCAGGGGTTTATTGCCGGAAACGCCGAAAAATACCGCGCGGGGGAGTTGTTGAACTTGGGTATGCACCTGCCTGAAACTGCTGCGTTGATCGGCATCGTCAGCCTGCGGCTTAACCTGCGTCATCACTATGGCCATCTCGGTGGCTGGGTCGCGGCGCACTGTCGCAACCAGGGTTACGCGGCTGAAGCGGCGAGCGCAGTGATGGCTTTCGGCTTTACCGAACTGGGGTTGCAGCGGGTGGGCAGCCAGTGTTTTGGGCGCAATAAGGAATCGGCGCGGGTCATGGAGAAAATCGGCCTGCGTTACGAGGGCTGTATGCGCCAAGCGTTTCTGAAAAATGGGGTGTATGAGGACTTGCTCGGCTTCGCCACCGTGCGTGACGACTGGGAGCGCCGCCTGTGA
- a CDS encoding energy transducer TonB family protein, which translates to MYALFRTRRLLGSVPALIALVLIALGIQSQPLKIQPQYDESAVELALVEPEPEVVPEPVVEHEPPPPVIEDEEAEPAPPPPPPKPLPKPEPKPKPVPKPKPVVAAKPTPTPTPAPAVAAKPVPAAVAPTPAPPAPPAPPKVDGQALEGGYLKGLRNELDTYKQYPTGRQASLERPSGEVVVWLMVDRQGRVLDAGIQTPAPSMLLNRAATNSLRRIKQVKPFPEQAFGGRNEQRFTATFNYSVQ; encoded by the coding sequence ATGTATGCACTGTTTCGTACGCGTCGGCTGCTGGGCAGTGTCCCGGCCCTGATCGCCCTGGTGCTGATTGCACTGGGTATCCAGTCCCAACCCTTGAAAATCCAGCCGCAGTACGACGAGTCGGCGGTTGAACTGGCCTTGGTCGAGCCCGAGCCCGAGGTGGTTCCCGAACCGGTGGTGGAGCATGAGCCGCCACCGCCGGTCATCGAGGATGAAGAGGCCGAACCGGCCCCACCACCGCCGCCGCCCAAGCCATTGCCAAAACCTGAACCCAAGCCCAAGCCGGTCCCCAAGCCCAAGCCCGTCGTTGCTGCCAAGCCGACACCCACGCCGACGCCGGCACCTGCGGTCGCGGCAAAACCGGTACCGGCTGCTGTGGCACCAACGCCTGCCCCGCCCGCCCCGCCGGCACCGCCCAAAGTGGATGGCCAGGCGTTGGAAGGCGGCTACCTCAAGGGGCTGCGCAACGAGCTGGACACTTACAAGCAATACCCCACCGGGCGCCAGGCGTCCCTCGAACGCCCCAGTGGCGAGGTGGTGGTCTGGTTGATGGTGGATCGACAAGGCCGCGTCCTCGACGCCGGGATTCAGACCCCGGCGCCCAGCATGCTGCTCAATCGGGCCGCTACCAATAGCCTGCGCCGCATCAAGCAGGTCAAGCCGTTCCCCGAACAAGCCTTCGGTGGACGTAACGAGCAACGCTTCACCGCCACCTTCAACTACAGCGTGCAATAA
- a CDS encoding phospholipase D-like domain-containing protein: MSLSMKLRIAGLAGLFLSPLAQADFSIPGFELVHTVPVDTALGTADLRQPGPVWIELFDGAKSTLDIAQFYAADHPGSVMDKVIEHLEAAGKRGVKIRFLLEEKGIRLSEASTLERLRAIPNLTFRVLSYAQLSGGIIHAKYMVVDGKQAFVGSQNFDWRSLEHIHETGLRISDASVVSQVQAIFNQDWQAQAALADKQPVPLPAASQAPARTGNYLVASPQRYNPPGVGDSQLELPRLLSEAKHEVRVQLLDYAPLSYGPDRTRPYYAVIDNAVRAAAARGVSIKLMVSNWNTDTLELPYLKSLAVLPNVEIKIVTLPEARQGFIPYARVIHSKTMAIDGQVAWVGTSNWLGGYLDNSRNLEVVMHDPAMAKRVAELHEQLWDGPYAKPLDVAAQYPEPHPGKP; the protein is encoded by the coding sequence ATGTCCCTATCGATGAAGTTGCGTATCGCAGGCCTCGCCGGCCTATTCCTCAGTCCGCTTGCCCAAGCGGACTTTTCGATTCCAGGGTTTGAACTGGTGCACACCGTACCGGTGGACACCGCGTTGGGCACCGCCGATTTGCGCCAGCCTGGCCCGGTGTGGATCGAGTTGTTTGACGGTGCGAAAAGCACCCTTGATATCGCCCAGTTCTACGCGGCCGACCATCCCGGCTCAGTGATGGACAAGGTCATCGAACACCTGGAAGCTGCCGGCAAACGCGGGGTGAAAATTCGCTTCTTGCTCGAAGAAAAAGGCATTCGGCTGTCGGAAGCCTCCACCCTGGAACGCTTGCGGGCGATCCCCAACCTGACCTTCCGCGTGCTGTCGTACGCGCAACTGAGCGGTGGGATCATCCACGCCAAATACATGGTGGTGGATGGCAAGCAGGCGTTTGTCGGCAGCCAGAATTTCGATTGGCGTTCGCTGGAACATATCCACGAGACCGGGCTGCGCATCAGCGATGCCAGCGTGGTCAGCCAGGTTCAGGCGATCTTCAACCAGGACTGGCAAGCCCAGGCCGCCCTTGCGGATAAACAACCGGTGCCACTGCCTGCCGCAAGCCAGGCACCGGCGCGCACCGGCAACTACCTGGTGGCCAGCCCGCAACGCTACAACCCGCCGGGCGTGGGCGACTCACAGCTGGAACTGCCGCGCCTGCTCAGCGAAGCCAAGCACGAAGTGCGTGTGCAATTGCTCGACTACGCGCCACTGTCCTACGGACCGGACAGGACCCGTCCGTACTACGCGGTGATCGACAACGCCGTGCGTGCTGCGGCAGCGCGTGGGGTGTCGATCAAGCTGATGGTGTCCAACTGGAACACCGACACGTTGGAGCTGCCCTACCTCAAAAGCCTGGCCGTGCTGCCCAACGTAGAGATCAAAATCGTCACCCTGCCCGAGGCCAGGCAAGGGTTTATTCCTTATGCGCGGGTGATCCACAGCAAGACGATGGCGATCGACGGGCAAGTCGCCTGGGTCGGCACCAGCAACTGGCTGGGCGGGTATCTGGATAACTCGCGCAACCTGGAAGTGGTGATGCACGACCCGGCGATGGCCAAGCGTGTCGCAGAGCTGCATGAACAGTTGTGGGACGGGCCCTATGCCAAGCCTTTGGACGTAGCGGCGCAGTATCCCGAGCCTCATCCTGGCAAACCCTGA
- a CDS encoding TonB-dependent receptor: MRFTRIHLALVAATSMTHGVVMAETSDSDVGTIGVQGKATAGGGYMVQEESAKGRSTITKEALDKQAATGNAIDKLKYTPGLNISSEDNTGLSGFRFTMRGMNSDQVGMSVDGMPINDSGNYALYSNLLGDPENIDQIFVTQGSSEADGPHIGSSGGNIGIVTTRPTKETGAFVKQVVGSNATRKTFARLNTGEVNGLSNWLSASHTEGQMWRGSGAVRADKVEWNSFFDAGNGNTANLILKYHEQDNNSYSQLTKAQFQQFGRKYDPYPATPAVGSNGKISSYYDLAQNPFQTFTAVLNTQYKLRDNLSLSVIPYYYYGNGSGVGSSAYALNSGSNKGGVFDLGNLPTAAQYNADGSATTGVYYRPSRTQTWRPGITTKLNWDLGDHSLQFGYWYERARQSQTQPFIALKNSGKPSDTWPDGSSVVDANGNTVQGRDRYTVTPAQKVWTQDTWYINSDWTLIAGIAYMNVEREGTNHGSLTEQPGKANQTYNKLLPNAGLKYQLDERDQLFYSLSRNMRIPQNYVLYDKGVGSLDSKPELSWNQELGWRYTGEDTTLAATLFYMQFKNRQLTSLDSNGDSADINAGTVINKGLELEWSGKLPNHFNYYTSYTYTSSKQQDDLTVFSAGKPIVLPTSGKQFANVPTNMLAANLGYDDGRFYGTFGGKFTSKLYGDLTNDEAISARTVFNLGAGIYLPVDKKVVKDATLRLNVDNLFDKKYLDGVYTTKTNSASYSGFRDGDPAYIVGLDRTVTVSLEANF; this comes from the coding sequence ATGAGGTTCACCCGCATTCATCTGGCACTCGTTGCCGCTACGAGCATGACCCACGGAGTGGTCATGGCAGAGACCAGCGACAGTGACGTCGGCACGATTGGCGTACAGGGCAAGGCAACCGCTGGGGGCGGTTACATGGTCCAGGAAGAGAGTGCCAAAGGCCGCTCGACCATTACCAAGGAAGCGTTGGATAAGCAGGCCGCCACCGGCAACGCCATCGACAAGCTCAAGTACACGCCGGGGCTGAACATCTCCAGCGAGGACAACACCGGCCTTTCGGGCTTTCGCTTCACCATGCGCGGGATGAACTCCGACCAGGTGGGTATGTCGGTCGATGGCATGCCGATCAACGACTCCGGCAACTACGCGCTGTATTCCAACCTGCTGGGCGACCCGGAAAACATCGATCAGATTTTTGTCACCCAGGGCTCATCGGAAGCCGACGGCCCGCACATCGGTTCCAGCGGCGGCAACATCGGCATTGTGACGACTCGTCCAACCAAGGAAACCGGAGCCTTCGTTAAACAGGTGGTGGGCAGCAACGCCACCCGCAAGACATTTGCCCGACTTAACACCGGTGAAGTCAACGGCTTGAGCAACTGGCTGTCGGCCTCCCATACCGAAGGCCAGATGTGGCGCGGCTCGGGTGCGGTGCGCGCCGACAAGGTGGAGTGGAACAGCTTCTTCGACGCCGGCAACGGCAATACGGCCAACCTGATCCTCAAGTACCACGAGCAAGATAACAACAGTTACAGCCAACTGACCAAGGCGCAGTTCCAGCAATTCGGCCGCAAATACGACCCGTACCCGGCAACGCCGGCAGTGGGCTCCAACGGCAAGATCAGCAGCTACTACGACCTGGCGCAGAACCCGTTCCAAACCTTTACCGCCGTGCTCAACACCCAGTACAAGCTGCGCGACAACCTGTCCCTCTCGGTGATCCCGTATTACTACTACGGTAACGGCAGCGGCGTAGGCTCCTCCGCGTATGCGCTGAACAGCGGCTCGAACAAGGGTGGGGTTTTCGACCTCGGCAACCTGCCGACGGCGGCCCAATATAACGCCGACGGCTCCGCCACCACGGGCGTCTACTACCGCCCTTCGCGCACCCAGACCTGGCGCCCGGGCATCACCACCAAACTGAACTGGGACCTGGGCGACCACAGCCTGCAATTCGGCTACTGGTACGAGCGCGCGCGCCAAAGCCAGACCCAACCGTTCATTGCCCTCAAAAACAGCGGCAAACCAAGCGACACCTGGCCGGACGGCAGTTCCGTGGTCGATGCGAACGGCAACACCGTACAGGGTCGCGACCGCTACACCGTGACGCCTGCGCAAAAAGTCTGGACCCAGGACACCTGGTACATCAACTCGGACTGGACGCTGATCGCCGGCATCGCCTACATGAACGTCGAACGTGAAGGCACCAACCACGGCAGCCTCACCGAACAACCGGGCAAAGCCAACCAGACCTACAACAAATTGCTGCCCAACGCCGGCCTGAAATACCAGCTCGACGAGCGTGACCAGTTGTTCTACAGCCTGTCGCGCAATATGCGTATTCCGCAGAACTACGTACTGTACGACAAAGGCGTGGGCTCCCTGGACTCCAAGCCGGAACTGAGCTGGAACCAGGAACTGGGCTGGCGCTACACCGGCGAAGACACGACCCTCGCCGCCACCTTGTTCTACATGCAGTTCAAAAATCGCCAGCTCACCTCCCTGGACAGCAACGGGGATTCCGCTGACATCAACGCCGGCACCGTGATCAACAAAGGCCTGGAACTGGAGTGGAGCGGCAAACTGCCCAACCATTTCAACTACTACACCTCCTACACCTACACCAGCTCCAAGCAGCAGGATGACTTGACCGTCTTCAGCGCCGGCAAACCGATCGTGCTGCCCACCAGCGGCAAGCAATTCGCCAACGTGCCGACCAACATGCTGGCGGCCAACCTCGGCTATGACGATGGGCGCTTCTACGGCACGTTCGGTGGCAAGTTCACCAGCAAGCTCTATGGCGACCTGACCAATGACGAAGCCATCTCCGCGCGCACCGTTTTCAACCTCGGCGCCGGTATCTACCTGCCGGTCGACAAGAAAGTGGTCAAGGACGCAACCCTGCGCCTGAACGTCGACAACCTGTTCGACAAGAAGTACCTGGACGGCGTGTACACCACCAAGACCAACTCGGCGAGCTACAGCGGTTTCCGCGATGGCGACCCGGCGTACATCGTTGGCCTGGACCGTACCGTCACGGTTTCGCTGGAAGCGAATTTCTGA